In Sporichthya polymorpha DSM 43042, a genomic segment contains:
- a CDS encoding GNAT family protein: protein MNKTWPVRLAEGPVALRPLRMRDGQPWHELRRANHAWLAPWEASRPVDEVPEMTFAHMVRRLRAEARAGRTMPFAVTYAGNFVGQLTVSGITWGSLCAAHIGYWIDKGHAGRGIMPTAVALATDHCLFTMGLHRIEICIRPENANSRRVVEKLGFREEGLRPAYLHIDGAWRDHLVFVVTAEEVPGGLLPRWRASTVSGRPSPSEQSRE from the coding sequence ATTAACAAGACCTGGCCGGTGCGACTCGCGGAGGGTCCGGTCGCCCTGCGCCCCCTGCGGATGCGCGACGGCCAGCCCTGGCACGAGCTCCGCCGCGCCAATCACGCCTGGCTCGCACCGTGGGAGGCGAGCCGCCCGGTGGACGAGGTGCCGGAGATGACGTTCGCGCACATGGTTCGCCGCCTGCGGGCCGAGGCGCGCGCCGGCCGGACGATGCCCTTCGCGGTGACCTACGCGGGCAACTTCGTCGGGCAGCTGACGGTCTCGGGCATCACGTGGGGTTCGCTGTGCGCGGCCCACATCGGCTACTGGATCGACAAGGGCCATGCCGGCCGGGGCATCATGCCGACTGCCGTCGCGCTGGCCACCGACCATTGCCTGTTCACGATGGGCCTGCACCGGATCGAGATCTGCATCCGGCCCGAGAACGCGAACAGCCGCCGGGTCGTCGAGAAGCTCGGCTTCCGCGAGGAGGGCCTGCGCCCGGCCTACCTCCACATCGACGGCGCGTGGCGCGACCACCTCGTCTTCGTCGTCACCGCGGAGGAGGTTCCGGGCGGTCTGCTGCCGCGCTGGCGCGCGTCGACGGTGTCGGGTCGTCCGTCGCCGAGCGAGCAGTCGCGCGAGTAG
- a CDS encoding MogA/MoaB family molybdenum cofactor biosynthesis protein: MSSPRALVITCSNRAAAGVYEDRGGPILSAGLTELGFAVDGPQVVPDGEPVFEALTAGIAAGYDVILTTGGTGLTPGDHTPEVTRRVIEREVPGIADAIRRHSQDKVPTSMLSRGLAGVAGQTLIVNLPGSPGGCKDGIAVLSPILRHAVDQIGGGDH, translated from the coding sequence GTGAGCTCGCCCCGGGCGCTCGTGATCACCTGCTCGAACCGAGCGGCCGCCGGGGTGTACGAGGACCGGGGCGGTCCGATCCTGTCCGCGGGGCTGACCGAACTCGGGTTCGCCGTCGACGGCCCGCAGGTCGTGCCCGACGGGGAGCCGGTGTTCGAGGCGCTGACCGCGGGGATCGCGGCCGGCTACGACGTCATCCTCACGACCGGCGGCACCGGCCTGACGCCCGGCGACCACACGCCGGAGGTCACGCGGCGCGTGATCGAGCGCGAGGTGCCGGGGATCGCCGATGCGATCCGTCGGCATTCCCAGGACAAGGTGCCGACGTCCATGCTGAGTCGTGGGCTGGCCGGCGTGGCCGGGCAAACCCTGATCGTGAACCTGCCCGGGTCGCCGGGTGGGTGCAAGGACGGGATCGCGGTGCTCTCGCCGATCCTGCGGCACGCGGTGGATCAGATCGGGGGAGGTGACCATTAA
- a CDS encoding helix-turn-helix domain-containing protein, with the protein MTDPNSAIATALEQVGTRLKLLRTQRGITLTSLEATTGISKSTLSRLESGQRKPSLELLLPLASAYGVPLDDLVGAPEVGDPRLRMKPLKAHGRTVIPLTRMPGSMQAWKMIIPAGQSKPGELRTHDGHEWMYVLSGKVRLLLGDQDLVLTTGEVAEFDCRVPHWFGSAGAGPAEILSLFGREGERMHVRARTRRTSERSAADRTD; encoded by the coding sequence ATGACCGACCCGAACTCGGCGATCGCGACCGCCCTCGAGCAGGTCGGCACCCGGTTGAAGCTGCTGCGCACCCAGCGGGGGATCACCCTCACCAGCCTCGAGGCGACCACGGGGATATCCAAGAGCACCCTGTCCCGGCTGGAGTCCGGCCAGCGCAAGCCCAGCCTCGAGCTGCTGCTCCCGCTTGCCTCGGCCTACGGCGTCCCGCTCGACGACCTCGTCGGCGCCCCCGAGGTCGGCGACCCGCGCCTGCGCATGAAGCCGTTGAAGGCGCACGGCCGCACCGTCATCCCGCTGACGCGGATGCCCGGCTCGATGCAGGCCTGGAAGATGATCATCCCCGCCGGCCAGTCGAAGCCGGGGGAGTTGCGCACCCACGACGGCCACGAGTGGATGTACGTGCTGTCCGGCAAGGTGCGCCTGCTCCTCGGCGACCAGGACCTGGTGCTCACCACCGGCGAGGTGGCCGAGTTCGACTGCCGCGTCCCGCACTGGTTCGGCAGCGCCGGCGCCGGCCCCGCCGAGATTCTCAGCCTGTTCGGCCGCGAGGGCGAGCGGATGCACGTCCGCGCGCGGACCCGCCGCACGAGCGAGCGCAGCGCCGCTGACCGGACTGACTGA
- a CDS encoding STAS domain-containing protein → MDANFAVRRAGGVVVVALSGDYDLSRAATLHTQLLDVLRARPTGIVLDCSEVTFCDLACLRTMANLGRRSIAVGTWMRMAGPSPIVRRLLEITGLCTSLPCYTDVEAALRGKGRAAVPAGRGAEAPAVAS, encoded by the coding sequence GTGGACGCCAACTTCGCGGTCCGCCGCGCTGGTGGTGTGGTCGTCGTGGCGCTGTCCGGCGACTACGACCTGAGCCGCGCCGCCACCCTGCACACCCAGCTGCTCGACGTGCTGCGTGCGCGCCCCACGGGCATCGTTCTCGACTGTTCCGAGGTCACCTTCTGCGACCTCGCCTGCCTGCGCACGATGGCCAACCTCGGCCGTCGCTCGATCGCGGTCGGCACGTGGATGCGGATGGCCGGCCCGTCGCCGATCGTGCGCCGCCTGCTGGAGATCACCGGCCTGTGCACGTCGCTGCCGTGCTACACCGACGTCGAGGCCGCCCTGCGCGGCAAGGGCCGCGCCGCCGTTCCGGCCGGCCGCGGTGCCGAGGCTCCGGCGGTCGCCTCGTGA
- a CDS encoding FmdB family zinc ribbon protein translates to MPTYQYACTECGHEFEAVQKFSDSALTECPNCTGKLRKVFSAVGVVFKGSGFYRTDSRSSNGSSSSSSTSSSSSSDSSSSSSSSSSDSTSSSAAGSSSPKSESAA, encoded by the coding sequence GTGCCGACCTACCAGTACGCGTGCACGGAGTGCGGGCACGAGTTCGAGGCCGTGCAGAAGTTCAGCGACAGCGCCCTGACCGAGTGCCCGAACTGCACCGGCAAGCTCCGCAAGGTCTTCTCCGCGGTGGGCGTCGTCTTCAAGGGCTCGGGCTTCTACCGGACCGACTCCCGCTCCTCGAACGGCTCGTCCTCGTCCTCGTCGACGTCGTCGTCGAGCTCCTCGGACAGCTCGTCCAGCTCGTCCAGCTCGTCCAGCGACTCCACGAGCTCGTCCGCGGCCGGCTCGTCGTCCCCGAAGAGCGAGTCCGCGGCCTGA
- a CDS encoding S-methyl-5'-thioadenosine phosphorylase: MTDTSIPSDVRADIGVIGGSGLYEFLDEAVAVDVSTPYGPPSDPLVIGEIAGRRVAFLPRHGADHRWLPHRIPYRANLWALRAVGVRQVLAPAAVGSLTHELPIGALVVPDQVLDRTSGRDRTYFDGPPAGVVHVGFADPYCPAGRAAALKASAASGWPAADGATLVVIDGPRFSSRAESQWYAAAGARIIGMTGMPEAALARELALCYTPMALVTDLDAGIETGEGVTMAEVFAVFKENVGRLRTVLMDVVAALPTERTCACGSALDGLNLGIELP, encoded by the coding sequence ATGACCGACACGAGCATTCCCTCCGACGTCCGCGCCGACATCGGCGTCATCGGCGGGTCGGGGCTGTACGAGTTCCTCGACGAAGCCGTTGCCGTCGACGTCTCGACCCCGTACGGGCCGCCGAGCGACCCGCTCGTCATCGGCGAGATCGCGGGACGCCGGGTGGCCTTCCTGCCCCGGCACGGCGCGGACCACCGGTGGCTCCCGCACCGCATTCCCTACCGGGCGAACCTCTGGGCGCTGCGGGCGGTCGGGGTGCGGCAGGTGCTGGCACCGGCGGCGGTGGGGTCGCTGACGCACGAGCTGCCGATCGGGGCGCTCGTCGTGCCCGACCAGGTGCTCGACCGGACCTCGGGCCGCGACCGGACCTACTTCGACGGGCCGCCCGCCGGGGTCGTGCACGTCGGGTTCGCGGATCCGTACTGCCCGGCCGGGCGCGCGGCCGCGCTCAAGGCCTCGGCGGCGTCGGGCTGGCCGGCCGCCGACGGCGCGACGCTCGTCGTGATCGACGGCCCGCGGTTCTCCAGCCGCGCCGAGTCGCAGTGGTACGCCGCCGCCGGCGCGCGGATCATCGGGATGACCGGGATGCCCGAGGCAGCACTCGCTCGAGAGCTCGCGCTCTGCTACACCCCGATGGCGTTGGTGACCGACCTCGACGCCGGGATCGAGACCGGCGAGGGCGTCACGATGGCCGAGGTCTTCGCCGTGTTCAAGGAGAACGTCGGCCGCCTGCGGACGGTGCTGATGGACGTCGTCGCCGCGCTGCCGACCGAGCGCACCTGCGCGTGCGGGTCCGCGCTCGACGGGCTGAACCTCGGGATCGAGCTGCCGTGA
- the mscL gene encoding large conductance mechanosensitive channel protein MscL, whose protein sequence is MIKGFRDFLMRGNVVDLAVAVVIGTAFTALVTAFTKSFIDPIIKVVMGGGVTGGTVKLDDENRLLFGDFTNALITFVITAAVVYFIFVLPLKTLNEKRQRGEVAEPEPAAIPDDVLLLQEIRDLLANRAPGSGSIR, encoded by the coding sequence GTGATCAAGGGTTTTCGTGACTTCCTGATGCGCGGAAACGTCGTCGACCTCGCCGTCGCTGTCGTCATCGGCACCGCGTTCACCGCGCTCGTGACCGCGTTCACCAAGTCGTTCATCGACCCGATCATCAAGGTCGTGATGGGTGGTGGTGTCACCGGCGGCACGGTCAAGCTCGACGACGAGAACCGACTGCTCTTCGGCGACTTCACGAACGCGCTGATCACGTTCGTCATCACGGCGGCCGTCGTCTACTTCATCTTCGTGCTGCCGTTGAAGACGCTGAACGAGAAGCGTCAGCGCGGCGAGGTCGCCGAGCCGGAGCCGGCCGCGATCCCGGACGACGTCCTGTTGCTGCAGGAGATCCGCGACCTGCTCGCGAACCGCGCTCCCGGGTCGGGTTCGATCCGCTAG
- the cpaB gene encoding Flp pilus assembly protein CpaB, with the protein MLLARYRGVLAGSCAGVAVLAALPVLAPGPDPTVPVLVAARDLRWGVPLGADDIVVAALPADAVPDGALTEASAARGRLLTSPVRRGEAITDVRLVGPATVEPGLLAVGVRIADAGMAAVLRAGAVVDVLAAARDEGFDRPVGLGTAEVVASGVRVLAVPNARRTSLDGALVLVAASEAQASRLAAAGATRHLSVALRTDSVGSP; encoded by the coding sequence ATGCTGCTCGCGCGGTACCGGGGTGTGCTCGCCGGCTCGTGCGCCGGGGTGGCGGTGCTCGCGGCGCTGCCGGTGCTGGCGCCCGGGCCCGATCCGACGGTGCCGGTGCTGGTGGCGGCACGGGACCTGCGCTGGGGCGTCCCGCTCGGCGCGGACGACATCGTCGTCGCGGCGTTGCCGGCGGACGCGGTGCCCGACGGGGCGCTGACCGAGGCGTCCGCGGCGCGCGGGCGGCTGCTCACCTCACCGGTGCGGCGGGGCGAGGCGATCACCGACGTCCGGCTCGTGGGGCCGGCGACGGTGGAGCCGGGACTGCTCGCGGTCGGCGTGCGGATCGCGGACGCCGGCATGGCCGCGGTGCTGCGCGCCGGCGCGGTGGTGGACGTGCTCGCGGCCGCACGCGACGAGGGCTTCGACCGCCCGGTCGGACTGGGCACGGCCGAGGTCGTGGCCAGCGGAGTGCGCGTGCTCGCCGTGCCGAACGCGCGCCGTACGAGCCTTGACGGCGCTCTCGTTCTCGTCGCCGCGAGTGAGGCGCAGGCCTCACGATTGGCGGCCGCCGGCGCGACGCGTCACCTTTCCGTGGCGCTCCGTACCGATAGCGTGGGGTCGCCCTGA
- a CDS encoding potassium/proton antiporter produces MILGAGGGGEGALTLDELNIGLLLGSSVLIVAIVAIRLASRTSLPSLLLYLGLGVLLGQDVIGIEFSDDVLTRTLGYAALVIILAEGGITTNWSTMRPVVPAAALLATIGVGVSVMITGTAAHYLLDLNWQVSFLLAAIVSSTDAAAVFSVLRLLTVRPKLVGLLEAESGFNDAPVVILTVALSTTDAFGAGDLPSLLGLLVYELSVGLVVGVVVGFVGAAGVRRLALPSSGLYPIAVLALAVLAYSGASMIHASGFLAVYIAAVILGNSRLPHRPATRGFVEGLAWLAQIGLFVLLGLLVSPDELGSDVLPAIAVGFVLLFVARPAAVFASTVWFRMPWAEQAFLSWAGLRGAVPIVIATIPVVEGVPDNERLFNIVFVLAVIYTLLQGPTLPLAARRLGVVAEAEPVDLDLEAAPLERLGAQVLQMRVPPESKMHGVEVFELRLPQGASVSLIVRGGQSLVPGGTTRIQRGDELLVVTPTAIRRATEERLRAVSEHGRLAGWVDQNRP; encoded by the coding sequence GTGATCCTCGGCGCCGGCGGCGGGGGCGAGGGCGCCCTGACCCTGGACGAACTCAACATCGGCCTGCTCCTCGGGTCGTCGGTGCTAATCGTGGCGATCGTCGCGATCCGGCTCGCGAGCCGGACGTCGCTGCCGAGCCTCCTGCTCTACCTCGGCCTGGGCGTCCTGCTCGGGCAGGACGTCATCGGCATCGAGTTCAGCGACGACGTCCTCACCCGGACCCTCGGCTACGCCGCCCTCGTGATCATCCTGGCCGAGGGCGGCATCACGACGAACTGGTCGACCATGCGGCCGGTCGTGCCGGCCGCCGCGTTGCTGGCGACGATCGGCGTCGGCGTGTCCGTGATGATCACCGGGACGGCCGCGCACTACCTGCTCGACCTGAACTGGCAGGTCTCGTTCCTGCTCGCCGCGATCGTGTCCTCGACCGACGCGGCGGCGGTCTTCTCCGTGCTGCGCCTGCTGACCGTGCGCCCGAAACTCGTGGGCCTGCTCGAGGCCGAGTCCGGGTTCAACGACGCCCCGGTCGTCATCCTCACCGTGGCGCTGTCGACGACCGACGCGTTCGGGGCGGGCGATTTGCCCAGCCTGCTCGGGCTGCTGGTCTACGAGCTCAGCGTCGGCCTCGTCGTCGGGGTCGTCGTCGGGTTCGTCGGCGCGGCGGGCGTGCGCCGGCTCGCCCTGCCCTCCTCGGGTCTGTACCCGATCGCGGTGCTCGCGCTGGCGGTGCTCGCCTACAGCGGGGCCTCGATGATCCACGCCAGCGGCTTCCTCGCGGTCTACATCGCGGCCGTGATCCTCGGGAACTCGCGGTTGCCGCACCGGCCCGCGACGCGCGGCTTCGTCGAGGGTCTCGCCTGGCTGGCGCAGATCGGGCTGTTCGTCCTGCTCGGCCTGCTGGTCTCCCCCGACGAACTCGGCTCGGACGTGCTGCCCGCGATCGCGGTCGGGTTCGTGCTGCTGTTCGTCGCCCGGCCGGCCGCGGTGTTCGCCTCGACGGTCTGGTTCCGGATGCCGTGGGCGGAACAGGCCTTCCTGTCCTGGGCCGGCCTGCGCGGGGCGGTGCCGATCGTCATCGCGACGATCCCGGTCGTCGAGGGCGTGCCGGACAACGAGCGGCTGTTCAACATCGTCTTCGTCCTCGCCGTCATCTACACCCTGCTGCAGGGGCCGACGCTGCCGCTGGCTGCCCGGCGGCTCGGGGTGGTGGCCGAGGCCGAACCCGTCGACCTGGACCTGGAGGCCGCGCCGCTCGAGCGCCTGGGCGCCCAGGTCCTCCAGATGCGGGTGCCGCCGGAGTCGAAGATGCACGGCGTCGAGGTGTTCGAGCTCCGGCTGCCGCAGGGGGCGAGCGTGTCGCTCATCGTGCGGGGCGGCCAGTCGCTGGTCCCGGGCGGGACGACCCGGATCCAGCGGGGCGACGAGCTGCTCGTCGTCACCCCGACGGCGATCCGCCGAGCCACCGAGGAGCGCCTGCGGGCGGTGAGTGAGCACGGTCGCCTGGCCGGCTGGGTGGACCAGAACCGCCCCTAG
- the glp gene encoding gephyrin-like molybdotransferase Glp: MRSVEEYLVHVLGQLTPMPVLDVPLTEAHGCLLANDVHAPLDLPPWDNSAMDGYAVRMADVTGASPEFPAELDVIDDIAAGAVSSKVIKPGTCARIMTGAPVPEGAEAIVPVEQTDRGTTRVSIQAEPGEGQFIRVRGSDVAIGQALLAAGTELGSAQVGLLAAIGVGRVEVHPRPRVVVISTGSELVEAGNPLGPGQIYESNSYMLAAAAREAGAVAYRVGMVHDDEDAVLATIEEQTTRADLIITSGGVSAGAYDVVKGVLSQLGTVDFEGIKMNPGKPQGFGFIGGDGRFGTGTPIFTLPGNPVSSYVSFEVFVRPAIRRLRGLTPERRPMTQATLSVDLTSPAGKTQFLRGWVVPSGAYGLPEVRPVGGPGSHLLAGLAQSNCFIVVPEDVTEVKAGEQVNILRFGAPA; the protein is encoded by the coding sequence GTGAGGTCCGTCGAGGAGTACCTCGTCCACGTCCTGGGTCAGCTGACGCCGATGCCGGTGCTCGACGTCCCGCTCACCGAGGCGCACGGGTGCCTGTTGGCGAACGACGTCCACGCTCCGCTCGACCTCCCGCCGTGGGACAACTCGGCGATGGACGGCTACGCCGTCCGGATGGCCGACGTCACCGGCGCCTCGCCCGAGTTCCCGGCCGAGCTCGACGTCATCGACGACATCGCCGCCGGCGCCGTCTCGAGCAAGGTGATCAAGCCGGGCACCTGCGCCCGGATCATGACCGGCGCCCCGGTGCCCGAGGGCGCCGAGGCGATCGTCCCCGTCGAGCAGACCGACCGCGGCACCACCCGCGTCTCGATCCAGGCCGAGCCGGGGGAGGGCCAGTTCATCCGCGTCCGTGGCAGCGACGTCGCGATCGGGCAGGCGCTGCTCGCCGCCGGCACCGAACTCGGGTCCGCGCAGGTCGGGCTGCTCGCCGCGATCGGCGTCGGCCGCGTCGAGGTACATCCGCGGCCGCGCGTCGTCGTCATCTCCACCGGCAGTGAGCTCGTCGAGGCGGGCAACCCCCTCGGCCCGGGGCAGATCTACGAGTCGAACAGCTACATGCTCGCCGCCGCCGCGCGCGAGGCCGGCGCCGTCGCGTACCGCGTCGGGATGGTCCACGACGACGAGGACGCCGTCCTCGCCACGATCGAGGAGCAGACCACCCGCGCCGACCTGATCATCACCTCGGGCGGCGTGAGCGCCGGCGCGTACGACGTGGTCAAGGGCGTGCTCTCGCAGCTCGGCACCGTCGACTTCGAGGGCATCAAGATGAACCCCGGCAAGCCGCAGGGCTTCGGGTTCATCGGCGGCGACGGCCGCTTCGGCACCGGGACGCCGATCTTCACCCTCCCCGGCAATCCGGTCTCCTCGTACGTCTCGTTCGAGGTGTTCGTGCGCCCGGCGATCCGCCGGCTGCGCGGCCTGACGCCCGAGCGGCGGCCGATGACGCAGGCGACGCTCTCGGTCGACCTCACCTCGCCCGCCGGCAAGACGCAGTTTCTGCGCGGCTGGGTCGTCCCCTCCGGCGCTTACGGGCTGCCCGAGGTCCGGCCGGTCGGCGGCCCGGGCTCGCACCTGCTCGCGGGCCTCGCGCAGTCGAACTGCTTCATCGTCGTGCCCGAGGACGTGACCGAGGTCAAGGCCGGCGAACAGGTCAACATCCTTCGGTTCGGAGCCCCCGCATGA
- the galU gene encoding UTP--glucose-1-phosphate uridylyltransferase GalU, protein MTSRMTPARMTKAVIPAAGLGTRFLPATKATPKEMLPVVDKPAIEYVVEEAVSAGLRDVLMITGRSKRALEDHFDRNYELETKLAEKGDEATLAKVQASNDLATMHYVRQGEPKGLGHAILCAAEHVGDEPFAVLLGDDLIDPRDPLLTRMIDAQTRYGGSVIALMEVAPEQIHLYGCAAIEPTDSEDLVRVTDLVEKPPREEAPSNLAIIGRYVIEPAVFDVLRRTPPGRGGEIQITDALRSLAHGDGGGPVHAVVFRGRRYDTGDRQDYLRTIVRLACEREDLGPEFRSWLADFVAKELGTGEIAP, encoded by the coding sequence ATGACCTCCCGCATGACCCCGGCCCGCATGACCAAGGCCGTCATCCCGGCCGCCGGCCTGGGCACGCGGTTCCTCCCCGCGACCAAGGCGACCCCGAAGGAGATGCTTCCGGTCGTCGACAAGCCCGCGATCGAGTACGTCGTCGAGGAGGCGGTCTCCGCCGGCCTGCGTGACGTCCTCATGATCACCGGGCGGAGCAAGCGGGCCCTCGAGGACCACTTCGACCGCAACTACGAGCTCGAGACCAAGCTCGCGGAGAAGGGGGACGAGGCCACGCTGGCGAAGGTCCAGGCCTCCAACGACCTCGCGACCATGCACTACGTCCGCCAGGGCGAGCCGAAGGGGCTCGGGCACGCGATCCTCTGCGCGGCCGAGCACGTCGGCGACGAGCCGTTCGCGGTGCTCCTCGGCGACGACCTCATCGACCCCCGCGACCCGCTCCTCACGCGCATGATCGACGCGCAGACCCGCTACGGGGGCAGCGTCATCGCGCTGATGGAGGTCGCGCCCGAGCAGATCCACCTCTACGGCTGCGCCGCGATTGAGCCGACCGACTCCGAGGACCTCGTCCGCGTCACCGACCTGGTCGAGAAGCCGCCGCGCGAGGAGGCTCCGAGCAACCTCGCGATCATCGGCCGCTACGTCATCGAGCCGGCCGTCTTCGACGTCCTGCGCCGGACCCCGCCGGGCCGGGGCGGCGAGATCCAGATCACCGACGCGCTCCGCTCGCTCGCGCACGGGGACGGCGGCGGGCCCGTGCACGCGGTCGTGTTCCGCGGCCGCCGCTACGACACCGGCGACCGGCAGGACTACCTGCGCACGATCGTCCGCCTCGCCTGCGAGCGCGAGGACCTCGGGCCGGAGTTCCGCTCCTGGCTCGCCGACTTCGTCGCCAAGGAACTCGGGACGGGGGAGATCGCGCCGTGA
- a CDS encoding 5-formyltetrahydrofolate cyclo-ligase, with product MDAAKSALRARILADRRALDPAALTAAADTIRDHALTALAALPVQVSGPARTVALYVSTGTEPGTRPLLEALRTAGTRVLLPALRADLDLDWGAYAGPDALVPGPRGTVEPAGPNTAALAEADVVLVPGLAADRAGHRLGRGGGSYDRALRAAHPAARVAVVLHAGELLESVPAAAHDAPVDAVLTPAGWTRVGATGEAP from the coding sequence GTGGATGCCGCCAAATCCGCCCTGCGCGCCCGGATCCTCGCCGACCGTCGCGCCCTCGACCCCGCGGCCCTCACGGCGGCGGCCGACACGATCCGCGACCACGCCCTGACCGCCCTCGCCGCGCTTCCGGTGCAGGTCAGCGGACCGGCGCGCACCGTCGCCCTCTACGTCTCGACCGGCACCGAGCCCGGGACCCGGCCCCTGCTGGAGGCCCTGCGAACCGCCGGCACGCGCGTCCTGCTCCCGGCTCTGCGGGCCGACCTCGACCTGGACTGGGGCGCCTACGCCGGCCCGGACGCCCTCGTCCCCGGCCCGCGGGGCACCGTCGAGCCGGCCGGGCCGAACACCGCCGCCCTCGCCGAGGCGGACGTCGTCCTCGTCCCCGGCCTCGCCGCCGACCGGGCCGGGCACCGACTCGGTCGCGGCGGCGGCTCCTACGACCGCGCGCTGCGCGCCGCGCACCCGGCGGCGCGGGTCGCCGTCGTCCTGCACGCCGGGGAGCTGCTCGAGTCCGTGCCGGCCGCGGCGCACGATGCGCCCGTCGACGCCGTCCTCACCCCCGCGGGCTGGACCCGCGTCGGCGCGACCGGGGAGGCGCCGTGA
- the moaC gene encoding cyclic pyranopterin monophosphate synthase MoaC has translation MSTAPSEQGLTHVDAKGEARMVDVSAKDVTVRQATATGRVLVSPTVVGLLRGEGVPKGDALAVARIAGIQAAKKTPDLVPLCHPLAIHGVTVDLSVSDDGVEISATVRTADRTGVEMEALTCVAVAGLTVVDMVKAVDKGAVITDIRIEEKTGGKSGTYRRADA, from the coding sequence ATGAGTACAGCACCCTCTGAGCAGGGCCTGACGCACGTCGACGCCAAGGGCGAGGCCCGCATGGTCGACGTCTCCGCGAAGGACGTGACGGTCCGTCAGGCAACCGCGACGGGCCGGGTGCTCGTGTCGCCGACCGTCGTCGGGCTGCTCCGCGGCGAGGGCGTGCCGAAGGGCGACGCGCTCGCGGTCGCCCGCATCGCCGGCATCCAGGCCGCGAAGAAGACCCCCGACCTCGTGCCGCTGTGCCACCCGCTCGCGATCCACGGCGTCACCGTCGACCTCTCGGTCTCCGACGACGGGGTCGAGATCTCCGCGACCGTCCGCACCGCCGACCGCACCGGCGTCGAGATGGAGGCGCTCACCTGCGTCGCCGTCGCCGGGCTCACGGTGGTCGACATGGTGAAGGCCGTCGACAAGGGCGCGGTGATCACCGACATCCGGATCGAGGAGAAGACCGGCGGTAAGTCGGGGACCTATCGGCGGGCGGACGCGTGA
- a CDS encoding NAD(P)/FAD-dependent oxidoreductase, with protein sequence MSEYDVVIIGGGAAGLSAALTLGRARRRVLVVDGGAPRNAPAAHMYGFLSRDGQSPAQLLELGRAEVKSYGGEITTAVVTGIERAGTRFRVALEGDRSVSGRRLLVATGLRDVLPEIPGLAERWARDVLHCPYCHGYEVRDQRLGVLGGGPMTAHYTQLIRQWSDDVVLFAPVGSVPATDAAGYAARGIEVVEGAVTRTVVTDDRLVGLEVGALDSGSRVVPVDAVFAAPRFEPNDGLLRALGCEIDADGWVVSDATGQTTVPGVWVAGNVANPRAQVIVAAGEGVAAAAMLNADLVAEEVADAVAA encoded by the coding sequence ATGAGCGAATACGACGTGGTGATCATCGGTGGCGGGGCGGCCGGGCTGTCGGCGGCACTGACGTTGGGGCGGGCGCGACGACGCGTCCTCGTCGTGGACGGTGGAGCGCCGCGGAACGCGCCGGCCGCGCACATGTACGGGTTCCTGTCGCGGGACGGCCAGTCCCCCGCGCAGCTGCTGGAGCTCGGACGCGCGGAGGTGAAGTCCTACGGCGGGGAGATCACGACCGCCGTGGTCACCGGCATCGAGCGCGCCGGGACGCGGTTCCGGGTGGCGCTGGAGGGCGACCGCTCCGTGTCGGGCCGGCGGCTGCTGGTGGCGACGGGGCTGCGCGACGTCCTGCCCGAGATCCCGGGGCTGGCGGAGCGGTGGGCGCGTGACGTCCTGCACTGCCCCTACTGCCACGGGTACGAGGTGCGGGACCAGCGGCTCGGCGTGCTCGGTGGCGGACCCATGACCGCGCACTACACGCAGCTCATCCGGCAGTGGTCGGACGACGTGGTGCTGTTCGCGCCGGTCGGGTCGGTGCCGGCGACCGACGCCGCGGGGTACGCGGCGCGCGGGATCGAGGTCGTCGAGGGCGCGGTGACGCGGACCGTCGTCACGGACGACCGGTTGGTGGGGCTGGAGGTCGGCGCTTTGGATTCCGGGAGCCGTGTGGTCCCGGTCGACGCGGTGTTCGCCGCGCCCCGGTTCGAGCCGAACGACGGCTTGCTCCGGGCGCTGGGCTGCGAGATCGACGCGGACGGGTGGGTCGTTTCCGACGCGACCGGGCAGACGACGGTGCCGGGCGTCTGGGTCGCGGGCAACGTTGCGAACCCGCGGGCGCAGGTGATCGTGGCCGCGGGTGAGGGCGTCGCGGCGGCGGCAATGCTGAACGCGGACCTGGTGGCGGAGGAGGTCGCGGACGCGGTGGCGGCTTGA